The sequence GGGTTTGTAATCGGCATCATAGACCCAACGATAGGAGCGATGCGCCGAAACCGAGCGCAGGATCGATTCCCACTGATAGTTGTCGAGGGTCGAGCCGACCCAGGAGATCGACGGCAACAGCACGTAATATTTCACGTCGAGGATGCGCGCCGTGTTGTCGGCGCGCTCGACATAGGTGCCGAGCTGCGAAAAGTCGAAGATCTCGTTGCGCAGCATGGTGCCGTAGAACGAGCCGCGGATCAGCGCCGTTTCGCGCTTGATCGCATCGAGCACGCTTGGCAGGTCGCGCTCGTCGATCGGCCTCGCCAGCATCCGCTTCAGCGACATCCAGGCTTCGTTGATGCTTTCCCAGGTCTCGCGCGTCAGCGCGGTGCGCACCATGCGGGCATTGTTGCGAGCCGTCTCGATCGACGACATCGTGCTCGACGGGTTCGAGGTGTCGCGCAAAGGAAATCGGCGACGTCGGCCGCCGTATAGTCCGAATACTTCTGCTTGAAGGCGACGTCGGAGCCGGCGCTGAGCAGCACCGAATTCCACTCTTCCGATGCACTCTGGGTGCGGGTCAGCGCCATACGCAGCCCCGCATCAACAAGACGCGCCATGTTTTCAGCCCGCTCAATATAGCGGTTCATCCAGTAAAGCCCGTTGGCGGTGCGACCTAAAAGCATATTAGCTTGCTCCGATGTCGAGCGAATAGCGAATAGCGAATAGCGAGTAGGGGAAAGAATTTTTCATGACTTCTGTTGCAGGCTCCTGATCATCGAACGCAGCATTTTCCCAATATCGTCGGCCTGGCCAAGCAAGTTGGCGACCTCCGCTTCGACCATCAATCCTACCTCTCCACACAGGATGATATGTGTCTCCAACTCTTTTAGTGAGCCCTGCGCCACACGAAGAAACTGTATGAAGGCTCCTGTACTTTCTCGCCCGTGACCTTCAGCGACATTTGCTGCAATGGAAGCAGCCGAGCGTCGTATCTGAGAGGTCATTCCGTATACTTCGCTGTTCGGAAAGCCTTTCGTGGCCGAGTAGCAATTCACTGCCAACCCTAGGGCCGCCTTCCAAACAATCAGGTCCCTGTAGGAATTGATCGCCGTCGTATCCCCTCTCTTTCCCTACTCGCTATTCGCTACTCTCTATTCGCTCTTTCAATCATCCAGCACCCAGGTATCTTTGGTGCCGCCGCCTTGCGAGGAATTGACCACCAGCGAGCCTTCCTTCAGCGCCACGCGCGTCAGGCCGCCGGGCACGATCTGGATGCGGTCCGAAACCAACACATAAGGCCTGAGGTCGACGTGGCGGGGCGCCAGGCCCTTGTCGGTCAGGATCGGGCAGGTCGACAGCGCCAGTGTCGGTTGGGCTATGTAGTTCGAAGGCTTCGCCGCCAACTTCTTGGCGAAGGCCTCGCATTCCTTCTTGGTCGCCGCCGGGCCGACCAGCATGCCGTAGCCGCCGGAGCCGTGCACTTCCTTGATCACCAGTTCATGGATGTGTTCGAGCACATATTTCAGGCTGTCCGGCTCCGAACAGCGCCAGGTTGGGATGTTGCCGAGGATGGCCTTGCGGCCGGTGTAGAATTCGACGATCTCGGGCATGTAGGAATAGATCGCCTTGTCGTCGGCGATGCCGGTGCCCGGCGCGTTGGCGATGGTGATGTTGCCGGCGCGGTAGACATCCATGATGCCGGGTATGCCAAGCGCCGAATCCGGCCGGAAGGTCAGCGGGTCGAGGAAGGAATCGTCGACGCGGCGGTAGAGCACGTCGATCTGCTTGTAGCCTTCGGTCGTGCGCATCGCGACATGGCCGTCGACGACACGCAGATCCTGGCCCTCGACCAATTGCACGCCCATCTGGTCGGCAAGGAAGGCATGCTCGAAATAGGCGGAGTTGAAACTGCCGGGCGTCAGCACCGCGATGGTCGGCGCGCCCTTGGTGCTCTGCGGCCGAACCGCCGCCAGCGACTGGCGCAGCAGCTGCGGGTAGTTCTCGACCGGCCGCACCTTGATCTTCTGAAACAGCTCGGGGAACAGCTGCATCATCGTCTCGCGGTTCTCCAGCATGTAGGAGACGCCGGACGGCGTGCGTGCATTGTCCTCCAACACGTAGAACTCATCTTCGCTGATGCGCACGATGTCGACGCCGATAATGTGGGTGTAGACGCCGGCTGGCGGCCGCACCCCGATCATCTCAGGCAGGAACGCCTCGTTCTTGGCGATCAGGTCCCTCGGGACGCGGCCGGCGCGCAGGATTTCCTGGCGATGATAGATATCGTCGAGGAAGGCGTTCAGCGCCTGCACGCGCTGTTCGATGCCTTGCGTCAGGCGCCGCCACTCATTGCCTGAAATGATGCGAGGAACGATATCGAACGGGATCAGCCGTTCGGACGCCTCCTGCTCGCCATAGACGGCGAAGGTGATGCCGGTCTTGCGGAAGACGCGTTCGGCGTCCTGCATCTTCTCGGTAAGTCTGGCTGGATCCTGCTCCTTCAGCCAGCGGTCATAAGCCGAATACGGTCTTCTCAATCCGGAGACTTCCGGAAGCATTTCATCGAACGCTGCCAATCGCATACTCCCCTGTGACGCCATTTCACTGGCGTCGCCGCAGAAAATCAAGCGCAATCGGTGATTTGGGAGATCGCGACGATCAGTATGTTGCGGCTGCCTAAAGTTTGGGCAGCTGAAATATGACCTTGATCAGGCTTTGCCTCGTGCCCGGGCAGATGCCTTCCCGGCTAGAAGGCGCGGAAGGTGACGACCGTGAACGTGTCCTTGATGCCGGGGAGAATCTGCACCTTCTCGTTGACGAAATGGCCGACGTCTTCCTCGTCATCGACATAGAATTTGGCGAGCAGATCGTAATTGCCGGCGGTGGAGTAGATCTCCGAGGCGATCTCGGCATCGGCAAGCGCGCTGGCAACCTCGTAGGATTTGCCCAACTCGCATTTGATCTGCACGAAAAACGCCTTCATGGCTTCGTCCCGCTAAACGTCCAAGTCCAAGCGGCCCTTCTGGCAGACTGGAGGCGGCCTTTCAAGCACTGGAATGCGCGCTGAGCCGGCGCGGGCCCTGGCCACGGCCTCGCGCAGCTCCACAACCGGCATGCCGCGCTTGAACAGCCGGCCGCCGACGAGCGCCCCACCTTAAAGGAAGCTTAAGCACAGGGAATCCGCCACGGCGAGGACGAATATTGGCGGACGCTGAAACCGTGAAGCGCCCTCGCGCGTATGTTAGGATGTCTCCTGGCTTTTTCCGGAGGCATCTTTAGAGGGACAGTGGAGACAGGCCATGCGCCGCGCCTTTTTCGCATTCGCGTTCGTCATGCTGGCGTTCTCGGCGTTTGCCGGCGATGCCGAAATCAAGGCAGGCCAGGCTGTCATCGATGGCCAGTTGAAGGCGCTGCTGGCCGATGACGGCGCCAAGGCCTACAGCTTCGCCGCTCCCAACGTGAAGCAGGTGTTCCCGACCGTCGACGCTTTCATGAACATGGTGACCAATGGCTACCCGCCGGTGCGCAAGCCGCAGTCCTATGCCTTTGGCAAGGTCGAGCAGACAGGTCCAGGATCGATCATCCAGCAGGTGCTGATCGTCGGCCCCGACGGCAAGGATTATGAGGCGGTCTACACGCTGCAGCAGCAGCCCGACGGCACCTTCCAGATCACCGGCTGCAGCCTGCGCGCGTCGAATTCGCTGAGTACTTGAGACTCCATTTAAGGCGTGTGGATGTTCGGAACGTCTTGAAGGGATCAAGCTTCAGACGGTGCGGTTAGCACTTCGCGGAGCCGTCACCACGTTCGACGGCATACGCTTCATTGCTTTAGCGGATTGCGGAATACTCACTTGAACCATGATCACAGAATGTGGATGTGCTATGGTGATGATGTTTTCTCGGCAACGACCTTATTGTGTGAATTGCATGAGGGAATTGGATTTCGCCGTCGTTCAAGCGATTTTTTCCGCTGTTTGGCTTACGGCGCTTTTGATGCTCGTGTTCTGGGCGGTGAACCATCGTTCATTTGTTCGCCGCAACTATGTAACCCGTGGATATTCACCAAAAATGAAGAAGGCGACGCCCGAAATCGAACAGGGTGCATCAATTCCTTTCAAAGTTCGCGAAACCTTCCCAGGTCGAATTTTGGGGATCAAGGAATGGACTCCCGGGGAGATCAACCTCATCATTACATCCTACAAGGAGCGCCATCCTGAGGAATGGCAGGCCTATCTTGATGCCGAGAGCAACAATGGGTTCATTTCGAGTGCGATGAGCGATCGCATCTATCTATTCATTGAGGAATTGTTTCCCGGCCTCCATCGGAAGCATTATCGTGCCGGCGTGGTTGATTTTCGATTTGCCAATTCGCGTACTTTTCACTTTTCCATGTGGCAGCCTGAAAATCGACTCTTGCGCAGGGAAAATCTGTCGGCGCACATAAAGAAACATCGGCAAGTTGTTAATGGCGAAGTCGAATGGAATGAAGAGCAGGCCATTATTTTGCTCGAGCATATACGGAACAATGACCCAGATCTCTGGGCATACTATTGCGACGCATACAACAACATCGGCTTCTTAGGCCCCGGAATTGTCGGTCGAATTAAGGCGCATATTGCGGCTCTGTTTCCTCTTCCGGAGGATTGTAGCAATAACGGTGTAATGCGCGGGCTATTGGATGAGGCCAATCGCCGGTATGGCTTTGAAATGCTCAAGCCGGAAAACGCCAAGATATTAGATCGGCTTGAGACTGAGTGGTTCAATGAGCGGCGTGGGTGGATGACTTTTGAAGATTGGCATCAGCAGGTAAAGTTGCGCCCCAAAAACAGTCCAGACAAACGTGATTAAGACCGCACTGCCGCCGGAATATCGCCTCTCGCCCAGCCCTCGGAAATCTCCGCCGCGCGGGCTTCGAAGGTTTGGGCTTCGATCGCAGCGCGGATGTCCTGCATCAGCTTCTGGTAATAGAAAAGATTGTTCCAGGTCAGCAGCATGGCGCCTAGCGCCTCCTGTGAGCGCACCAGATGATGCAGATAGGCGCGCGAATAGTCCCGCGCCGCCGGGCAGTCGCTTTCCTCGTCGAGCGGGCGCGGGTCGTCGGCATGGCGGGCATTGCGCAGATTGACCTTGCCGCGCCTGGTGTAGGCCAGGCCGTGCCGGCCGGCCCGCGTCGGCATCACGCAGTCGAACATGTCGATGCCGCGCGCCACCGATTTCAGGATATCGTCGGGCGTGCCGACGCCCATGAGATAGCGCGGCTTGTTATCAGGCAGTTCCGGACAGGTGATGTCGAGCATCTCGAGCATCACCGCTTGCGGCTCGCCGACCGCTAGGCCGCCAACCGCATAGCCCTTCAGCTCCATCGCGCTCAGCGCCTGCGCCGAACGCACGCGCAACGCCGCATTGTCGCCGCCTTGCACGATGCCGAACATCGCCTTGCCCGGCTGGTCGCCAAACGCCGTCTTGCAGCGCTCGGCCCAGCGCAGCGACAGCTCCATGGCGCGCTCGATCTCCTTCAGCTCGGCCGGCAGCGCCGTGCATTCGTCGAGCTGCATTTGGATATCGGAATCGAGCAGGCCCTGGATCTCGATCGAGCGCTCCGGCGACATTTCGTAGGGCGCGCCATCGATATGCGAGCGGAAAGTGACGCCTTTCTCAGTCAGTTTCCTGAGCTTCGACAGCGACATCACCTGAAAACCGCCGCTGTCGGTCAGGATCGGATGCGGCCAGCGGGCGAATTCATGCAAACCGCCAAGCCGCGCCACACGCTCGGCGCCAGGGCGCAGCATCAGATGATAGGTGTTGCCCAGGATGATGTCGGCGCCGACGCCGCGCACCTGGTCCATATACATGGTCTTGACGGTGCCGCCGGTGCCGACCGGCATGAAGGCCGGCGTACGGATCTCGCCGTGCGGCATGTCGATCAGACCGCGCCGCGCCTTGCCGTCGGTGGCGAGGACCTTGAAGCTGAACGGCTTAGCCATTGAATTCCTTGTCGTGGATCGGCGCGTCAGGCGCCTGTCTGTCGAGCGACTGCCGGTATTGGATGCAGCCGCGCATGAATTTGGGCCAGGGCGGCACGGCGATTGCCGGTTCGGTTTTCTCCGGCAACAGGTCCCACAAATCGGGGTGGTGCCAGCAAAGATCGTGGCCCGATGTGTCGCGATGCGCGCGAATGCCGGCGCGCAGTTTTCTCACCTCGGCGATCAGGCTTTCGCGGTCAAGGGCTTCAAGATCATCATCCATCGCTCGTCTCCGCTCGATACAGCAGGCTTGCGTCTCCATAGGAGTAGAACCTGTAGCGGTTCGCAACGGCATGCGCATAGGCCGCACGCATCGTGTCGAGGCCGCTGAAGGCCGAAACCAGCATGAACAGCGTCGAGCGCGGCAGATGGAAATTGGTGATCAGCATGTCGGCGGTGCGAAAATGGTAGCCGGGCGTGATGAAGATATCGGTCGGGCCGGACCACGCAGGCACCGTACCGTCTTCGCGCGCCGCACTCTCCAGCAGCCGCAGCGAGGTCGTGCCGACAGCGATGATGCGCCCGCCCCTCGCTTTGGCTGCATTCAGCGCGTCGGCTGTTTCCCGGCTGACCGAACCTATCTCGGCATGCATCTTGTGGTCGGCGGTATCGTCCACCTTGACCGGCAGGAACGTGCCTGCGCCGACATGCAAGGTCACGAAGTGGCGTTCGACCCCCTTGGCGTCGAGCGCCGCAAAAAGCTCCGGCGTGAAATGCAGGCCGGCAGTGGGCGCGGCAACGGCGCCTTCCTCCCTTGCATAAATAGTCTGGTAATCGGCACGATCGCGCTCGTCGTCATCGCGCTTCGAGGCAATGTAAGGCGGTAGTGGAATGTGGCCGACGGCGTGCAGCGCCTCGTCGAGGAACGGCCCCGACAGGTCGAAGCCGAGCAGCGCCTCACCGCCCTCGCCCTTCTCGATCACCGTGGCGTCGAGCTGGCCGAGGAAGCAGGAATTGCCGTCATGGCCGAAATGGATGCGATCGCCGGCGGCAATGCGCTTGCCCGGCCGCATGAAGGCCAGCCAGCGGTCCGGCGCCACGCGCATATGAAGTGTCGCTTCGACCTGCGCCGCCGCTTCGCCGCGTCGCCTTATGCCTTTGAGCTGCGCCGGAATGACCTTGGTATCGTTGAACAGCAGCACATCGCCGGCCCTGAGCAAGGATGGCAGGTCGCCGACCGTACGGTCGTCTAGCGACTCACCCGGTTTTACCACCAGCATCTTGGCGCTGTCGCGCGGCTCCGCCGGGCGGAGCGCGATGCGCTCTTCCGGCAGATCGAAGTCAAAGAGATCGACGCGCATCAGTAGAGCCGGATGAGCAGCGCTCCGGCCAAGAGCAGCACCGCGCCGGCGACGCGGCCGAGCGAGATTTCACGCACCGCGACGCCAAGGAAACCGACACGGTCGATGAGCATGCCGGCCAGCAGCTGGCCGGCCACCAGGAACGCCATCAGCGCGGCGGCGCCGATGCGCGGCGTCAGGATAGTCGAAAGCGTAACATAGAAGCCGCCGAGCATGCCGCCGGCGACGAACAGCCAAGGCGCCGGCGCCTTCCAGTCGAGCGAAATGCCTTGCAGCTTCACCACCGTGACGGAGATGATGCCGAGCACGATCGCACCCGACAGGAACGAAAACGCAGCCGCCGCGACTGGGAGACCCAGGTCGCGCGCCAGCTGCGAATTGATCGGGGCCTGGATGGCAATGAAAGCGCCGGACAGGATGCCGAGAAGCGACCAGACGACGCCCATCATTGCCGTTTCGCCTTACTTGACGTCTGCCGCGACCTTCAGAGACACGATCTTGTCGGGATCGACCACCGGCTCGCCGCGCTTGATCTTGTCGACATTGTCCATGCCTTCGATGACCTGGCCCCAGACCGTGTACTGGCGGTTGAGGAAGGCTGCATCGTCGAAGCAGATGAAAAACTGCGAATTGGCCGAGTTCGGGTTCTGCGCACGCGCCATCGAGCAGGTGCCGCGCCATGGTTGGCGTTGGAGAATTCAGCCTTCAGGTCGGGCTTGTCGGAACCGCCCATGCCGGCGCGGGAAGGCGCAAAGGTCGGCTTGTTCGAATTGCCGAACTTCACGTCGCCGGTCTGCGCCATGAAGCCGTCGATGACGCGGTGGAAAACGACGCCATCATAGGCGCCTTCCCTGGCCAGTTCCTTGATGCGGGCGACATGGCCGGGCGCCAGGTCGGGGAAAAGTTCGATGACGACCTTGCCTTTGGTCGTTTCCAGGATGAGCGCGTTCTCGCGGTCCTTGATTTCAGCCATGTCAGATATCCTTTTGAGAAAACAGAAATTACTTGTCGGCGGCGATGCGCACCTTGATCATCTGGTCAGGGTCGGAGACCGTACCGTTGTCCGCCTCGTCACCCTTCTTGATGTGGTCCACCAGTTGCATGCCGCTGACGACATTGCCGACGATGGTGTACTGGCCATCGAGCGGCGGCGCCGGCGCGAACATGATGAAGAACTGCGAATTTGCGGAGTTCGGATCCTGCGAGCGGGCCATGCCGACCACGCCACGCTTGTAGTGCTCGGTCTGCGAGAATTCGGCTGGCAGGTCGGGCAGGTCGGAACCGCCGGTGCCGACGGCCTGGGCATTAAAGCCCTTCTTCATGTTGCCGAACTTGACGTCGCCGGTCTGCGCCATGAAGCCGTCGATGACACGATGGAAAGCGACATTGTCATAGGCATGGTCACGCACCAGCTTCTTGATCTGCGCGACATGCTTGGGCGCGAGATCGGGCCGAAGCGCGATGGTGACGTCGCCGTCCTTCAGCGTGATGATCATGGTGTTTTCGGGATCGGCGGCATAGGCCGAGACAGACGCGGTCACGAGACCGGCAAGCACGACTAGGAACGAGGCAAGCTTTTTCAGCTGCATGGTCTTCTCCGAGAAACTTATTTTGCAAATTTGGCGGTGAGCGCGCCAGCGACCGCCGCCGGCACGAAGGGGCGGATGTCGCCGCCCATCGAGGCTATCTGGCGCACAAGTGTGGCGGTAATGGTGCGTACCGACGGGCTGGCGGGCAGAAAAACCGTCTGCAACTCGGGCGCCATGGTCTCGTTCATCCCGGCCATCTGCATTTCGTAATCGAGATCGGTGCCGTCGCGCAAGCCACGGATCATGATCGAAGCGCCCTCTCTCCTGGCAGCATCAATGACCAGCCCGTCGAAGGCGACCACCTTGATGCGGGCGCTATCGCGACCGAATTCGGCTTTCGTGGCGGCTTCGATCAACTGCACCCGCTCCTCGAAGGAGAACAACGGCTTCTTGCCCGGATGAATGCCGATCGCGGCATAGACGATGTCGGCCACGGCCAGCGACGCCTTCAGCACGTCGAGATGGCCGTTGGTCAGCGGGTCGAAGGAGCCGGCGTAAAGGGCGGTGCGTTCAGTCATGGCAGGTGCTTCTAGCGAGCCTCTCTCGCAAAGGCAAATCCGATCGGCGCGAAGGCCGTGAACCTTTTCCGGCGCATGAACGACAGATGAACACGCTGATCACGAAGCCTTCACGCAGCGTTCACTAGGTTGCACCTTAATAAGATGAAACCAAAATCCCATCTATCCGTTGTAAGGCGCAGGAGAACACGCATATGCTGATCTACATGCTCGCCACCGCAATGACCGTCGCCATGCTGATCGCCACCGTATTTGGGCTGCATCAGGAGGCACAACGCGTCCGCGTCAAGGCAACCACCAAGCGCTTCGAAGGCTTCGGCCCGCGCAAGCCATATCGTCACTACTAACTCAGTCCAGACTTGCTGCCGCGCCGGCCAAGGGGCCGGCGTTGCTATGTCTGGACTTATTCAGCGCTATCCGGACCGGCGTCAGTCTCGGGAGCAGACTCCGTACCGCCCTCGATGGTCTCTTCGCTTTCCTCGTCCGACTGCGGTTCCGAGATGCGCTCGACCGAAACCACCTTCTCACCCTCAGCCGTATTGAAGATGGTCACGCCCTTGGTGGCGCGGCTGGCGAAACGGATGCCGTTGACCGGCACCCGGATGACCGTGCCGCCATCCGAAACCAGCATGATCTGGTCGTCATTGCCGACCGGGAAGGTCGCCACCAGCCGGCCGATTTCAGCCGTCTTCGACACGTCGGTGGCGCGGATGCCCTTGCCGCCGCGGCCGGTCAGGCGGAAATCATAGGACGACGAACGCTTGCCGTAGCCATATTCGGTCACCGTTAGCACGTACTGTTCGTGCGCCTTGAGGAACTCGTAGCGCTCGTCGGAAAGCTCCGTCTCCTCGCCGACCTCCTCATTGGTCAGCGCGATCTCCTCCTCTTCACCGGCGGCGATGCCGGCGGCAGCCCGCCGTTCGGCCGCCGCACGCTTGAGATAGGCGGCGCGTTCGGCCGGCGGCGCATCGACATTCTCGATCACCGACATGGAGATGATGCGGTCGGTCTCGGCCATGGTAATACCGCGTACGCCGACAGAGTTGCGGCTCTGGAAGACACGCACGTCGCCGACCGAGAAGCGGATGCACTGGCCGGAGCTGGCGGTCAAAAGCACATCGTCATTGTCGGTGCAGGTCTCGACGCCGAGGATCTCGTCGCCTTCCTCCTCCAGCTTCATGGCGATCTTGCCGTTGCGGTTGACCTGGACGAAGTCGGACAGCTTGTTGCGGCGCACTGTGCCACGCGTGGTGGCGAACATCACGTCGAGTTCGCCCCAGCTCGTCTCGTCCTCGGGCAACGGCATGATTGTGGTGATGCGTTCGCCCTGCTCGAGCGGCAGCATGTTGATCAGCGCCTTGCCGCGTGACTGCGGATTGCCGATCGGCAGCCGCCAGACCTTTTCCTTATAGACGATGCCGCGCGAGGAGAAGAACAGCACCGGCGTGTGCGTGTTGGCCACGAACAGCCGGGTGACAAAATCCTCTTCCTTGGTCGACATGCCGGAGCGGCCCTTGCCGCCGCGTCGCTGCGCCCGGTAGAGCGACAGCGGCACGCGCTTGATGTAGCCGGAATGGCTCACCGTCACGACCATGTCCTCGCGCTGGATCAGGTCCTCGTCTTCCATGTCGGCGCCGCCGTCGGTGAGTTCGGTGCGGCGTGGCGTGCCGAACTCGTCGCGCACGGCGGCGAGCTCGTCCTTGACGATCTGTTGGACGCGCGCGCGCGACGACAGGATGTCGAGGTAGTCCTTGATCTCGTCGCCGATCGTGTTCAATTCGTCGGCGATCTCGTCGCGGCCGAGCGCGGTCAGGCGCTGCAGGCGCAATTCGAGGATGGCGCGCGCCTGTTCCTCGGACAGATTGTAGGTGCCGTCCTCGTTGATGCGGTGGCGCGGATCGTCGATCAAAAGGATCAGCGATTCGACATCACCCGAGGGCCAGCGCCGCTCCATCAACTGTTCGCGCGCCGTCTGCGGATCCGGCGCCGTGCGGATCAGCTTGATGACCTCATCGATATTGGCGACGGCGATGGCCAGACCCACCAACACATGGGCGCGGTCGCGCGCCTTGCGCAGCAGGAATTTTGTGCGCCTTGTGATGACCTCTTCACGGAAGGACACGAACGCCTTCAGCATGTCGATCAGCGTCAACAGTTCCGGCTTGCCACCATTCAGCGCCACCATATTGGCGCCGAAAGAGGTCTGCAGCGGCGTGAAGCGGTAAAGCTGGTTGAGGATGACGTCGGCGACGGCATCGCGCTTCAGTTCGATGACAACGCGATAACCCTGGCGGTCGCTTTCGTCGCGGATGTCGGAAATGCCCTCGATGCGCTTGTCGCGCACCAGTTCGGCCATCTTCTCGATCATCGAGGCCTTGTTCACCTGATAGGG is a genomic window of Mesorhizobium huakuii containing:
- a CDS encoding four helix bundle protein produces the protein MNCYSATKGFPNSEVYGMTSQIRRSAASIAANVAEGHGRESTGAFIQFLRVAQGSLKELETHIILCGEVGLMVEAEVANLLGQADDIGKMLRSMIRSLQQKS
- a CDS encoding circularly permuted type 2 ATP-grasp protein, which produces MAAFDEMLPEVSGLRRPYSAYDRWLKEQDPARLTEKMQDAERVFRKTGITFAVYGEQEASERLIPFDIVPRIISGNEWRRLTQGIEQRVQALNAFLDDIYHRQEILRAGRVPRDLIAKNEAFLPEMIGVRPPAGVYTHIIGVDIVRISEDEFYVLEDNARTPSGVSYMLENRETMMQLFPELFQKIKVRPVENYPQLLRQSLAAVRPQSTKGAPTIAVLTPGSFNSAYFEHAFLADQMGVQLVEGQDLRVVDGHVAMRTTEGYKQIDVLYRRVDDSFLDPLTFRPDSALGIPGIMDVYRAGNITIANAPGTGIADDKAIYSYMPEIVEFYTGRKAILGNIPTWRCSEPDSLKYVLEHIHELVIKEVHGSGGYGMLVGPAATKKECEAFAKKLAAKPSNYIAQPTLALSTCPILTDKGLAPRHVDLRPYVLVSDRIQIVPGGLTRVALKEGSLVVNSSQGGGTKDTWVLDD
- a CDS encoding Lrp/AsnC family transcriptional regulator yields the protein MKAFFVQIKCELGKSYEVASALADAEIASEIYSTAGNYDLLAKFYVDDEEDVGHFVNEKVQILPGIKDTFTVVTFRAF
- a CDS encoding DUF4864 domain-containing protein, which codes for MRRAFFAFAFVMLAFSAFAGDAEIKAGQAVIDGQLKALLADDGAKAYSFAAPNVKQVFPTVDAFMNMVTNGYPPVRKPQSYAFGKVEQTGPGSIIQQVLIVGPDGKDYEAVYTLQQQPDGTFQITGCSLRASNSLST
- the tgt gene encoding tRNA guanosine(34) transglycosylase Tgt: MAKPFSFKVLATDGKARRGLIDMPHGEIRTPAFMPVGTGGTVKTMYMDQVRGVGADIILGNTYHLMLRPGAERVARLGGLHEFARWPHPILTDSGGFQVMSLSKLRKLTEKGVTFRSHIDGAPYEMSPERSIEIQGLLDSDIQMQLDECTALPAELKEIERAMELSLRWAERCKTAFGDQPGKAMFGIVQGGDNAALRVRSAQALSAMELKGYAVGGLAVGEPQAVMLEMLDITCPELPDNKPRYLMGVGTPDDILKSVARGIDMFDCVMPTRAGRHGLAYTRRGKVNLRNARHADDPRPLDEESDCPAARDYSRAYLHHLVRSQEALGAMLLTWNNLFYYQKLMQDIRAAIEAQTFEARAAEISEGWARGDIPAAVRS
- the queA gene encoding tRNA preQ1(34) S-adenosylmethionine ribosyltransferase-isomerase QueA, with the protein product MRVDLFDFDLPEERIALRPAEPRDSAKMLVVKPGESLDDRTVGDLPSLLRAGDVLLFNDTKVIPAQLKGIRRRGEAAAQVEATLHMRVAPDRWLAFMRPGKRIAAGDRIHFGHDGNSCFLGQLDATVIEKGEGGEALLGFDLSGPFLDEALHAVGHIPLPPYIASKRDDDERDRADYQTIYAREEGAVAAPTAGLHFTPELFAALDAKGVERHFVTLHVGAGTFLPVKVDDTADHKMHAEIGSVSRETADALNAAKARGGRIIAVGTTSLRLLESAAREDGTVPAWSGPTDIFITPGYHFRTADMLITNFHLPRSTLFMLVSAFSGLDTMRAAYAHAVANRYRFYSYGDASLLYRAETSDG
- a CDS encoding DMT family transporter, giving the protein MMGVVWSLLGILSGAFIAIQAPINSQLARDLGLPVAAAAFSFLSGAIVLGIISVTVVKLQGISLDWKAPAPWLFVAGGMLGGFYVTLSTILTPRIGAAALMAFLVAGQLLAGMLIDRVGFLGVAVREISLGRVAGAVLLLAGALLIRLY
- a CDS encoding peptidylprolyl isomerase encodes the protein MIITLKDGDVTIALRPDLAPKHVAQIKKLVRDHAYDNVAFHRVIDGFMAQTGDVKFGNMKKGFNAQAVGTGGSDLPDLPAEFSQTEHYKRGVVGMARSQDPNSANSQFFIMFAPAPPLDGQYTIVGNVVSGMQLVDHIKKGDEADNGTVSDPDQMIKVRIAADK
- the coaD gene encoding pantetheine-phosphate adenylyltransferase, with the translated sequence MTERTALYAGSFDPLTNGHLDVLKASLAVADIVYAAIGIHPGKKPLFSFEERVQLIEAATKAEFGRDSARIKVVAFDGLVIDAARREGASIMIRGLRDGTDLDYEMQMAGMNETMAPELQTVFLPASPSVRTITATLVRQIASMGGDIRPFVPAAVAGALTAKFAK
- the gyrA gene encoding DNA gyrase subunit A encodes the protein MTDQKTPRGADGGPTGIEPISIIEEMQSSYLSYAMSVIVSRALPDVRDGLKPVHRRILYAAHESGYHWNRKYVKSARPVADVMGKYHPHGDASIYDALVRMAQDWSLRVPLIDGQGNFGSIDGDPPAAMRYTESRLTKVAHELLEDIDKDTVDFQDTYDASDTEPKVLPARFPNLLVNGSGGIAVGMATNIPPHNLGEVCNGAIAVIDNPAIDLPALMEIIPGPDFPTGGIVLGRSGIYSAYSTGRGSIVMRGKVNIEQRGNDRESIIITEVPYQVNKASMIEKMAELVRDKRIEGISDIRDESDRQGYRVVIELKRDAVADVILNQLYRFTPLQTSFGANMVALNGGKPELLTLIDMLKAFVSFREEVITRRTKFLLRKARDRAHVLVGLAIAVANIDEVIKLIRTAPDPQTAREQLMERRWPSGDVESLILLIDDPRHRINEDGTYNLSEEQARAILELRLQRLTALGRDEIADELNTIGDEIKDYLDILSSRARVQQIVKDELAAVRDEFGTPRRTELTDGGADMEDEDLIQREDMVVTVSHSGYIKRVPLSLYRAQRRGGKGRSGMSTKEEDFVTRLFVANTHTPVLFFSSRGIVYKEKVWRLPIGNPQSRGKALINMLPLEQGERITTIMPLPEDETSWGELDVMFATTRGTVRRNKLSDFVQVNRNGKIAMKLEEEGDEILGVETCTDNDDVLLTASSGQCIRFSVGDVRVFQSRNSVGVRGITMAETDRIISMSVIENVDAPPAERAAYLKRAAAERRAAAGIAAGEEEEIALTNEEVGEETELSDERYEFLKAHEQYVLTVTEYGYGKRSSSYDFRLTGRGGKGIRATDVSKTAEIGRLVATFPVGNDDQIMLVSDGGTVIRVPVNGIRFASRATKGVTIFNTAEGEKVVSVERISEPQSDEESEETIEGGTESAPETDAGPDSAE